In a genomic window of Methylobacter sp. YRD-M1:
- a CDS encoding ATP-binding protein, which yields MALYSHPGRLLALLLTWIILALPSFASAEPQQPLRVGSRISFSPYADIDAQGQAVGFAVELFAAVAAVMDMPVSFQADRRDDLWRSLKAGQIDAMPLVEQTAEHQSQVELTQPHTIGYDSFFVRQGHEPIRFIGQARALSIIVVRSDAAHLALASRGFNQQLVFVDTLADGFRLLASGQHDAVLAPQLQGNLLRHQLGLQSIVMPGPLLKEYRREFCFAVHKGNTELRDRLNQGLAIVKANGEYDRLYRKWLGIYEMPTFPVRYVAWGALAATGLLALMGLWNWQLRRQVALRTTEVTQTYAAVQAERQRLYDVLQALPVYVVLLSQDYQVVFANRFFEQRYGKAEGRPCYKYLFDRDTPCEVCETFKVFQTEAPLDWCWTGPDDRDYEIHDFPFTDTDGSPMVMEVGIDITEMNRAKQALCETNASLEQRVAERTAELEVARQEAEHARDLLQITMDNSPALMSYIDREGRYRRLNKNYERWFGYTAEQLVGRHVRDIHGEAVWQTLEPYLECVLAGKPVSFELQASSLDGDPRWIQGTYSPDFDTEGQVCGFVGHVLDINERKRAEEVLKETDRRKDEFLAMLAHELRNPLAPIRNTTQILKRPGLDETRLAWCRNVIDRQIDHLVRLVDDLLDVSRISRGKIELKKEPLEVTEIVQHAVETSRPLIEARRHELTIQLPPEPIIVESDLVRLSQVVANLLNNAAKYTDEGGSIWLTVEPAGNDILIRVRDNGRGIEPSALPNLFQLFYQVDRTLDRSEGGLGIGLSLVKSLVTMHGGEVWAASAGRGQGSEFVMRLPCLQVSLAVPVISQADLQPEAFSRHILIVDDNYDAAQSLALLLRSEGHTVSLAYSGPAGLVAALAEQPQVVLLDIGLPGMDGYAVARALREHPELKTTQLIALSGYGRQVDREQARAAGFNGYLTKPVDFDELQYALSQSLFPESVSS from the coding sequence TTGGCCCTATATTCTCATCCAGGGCGCCTGCTGGCCTTACTGCTGACCTGGATCATCCTGGCGCTTCCGAGTTTTGCCAGCGCCGAACCCCAGCAGCCTTTGCGTGTCGGTTCGAGGATCAGCTTTTCGCCTTATGCCGATATCGATGCGCAAGGCCAGGCGGTCGGTTTCGCCGTTGAGTTATTCGCCGCCGTTGCCGCCGTCATGGATATGCCGGTCTCCTTCCAGGCAGACCGTCGGGATGACCTCTGGCGAAGCCTGAAAGCGGGCCAGATCGATGCTATGCCATTGGTTGAACAGACTGCGGAGCACCAAAGCCAAGTCGAGCTCACCCAGCCCCATACGATTGGTTACGATAGCTTCTTCGTACGTCAAGGGCATGAGCCTATCCGGTTTATCGGTCAGGCCCGCGCACTGAGCATCATCGTGGTACGCTCGGATGCTGCCCACCTCGCGCTGGCCAGCCGCGGCTTTAACCAGCAGCTGGTATTCGTCGATACTCTCGCGGACGGCTTCCGCCTGTTGGCTTCAGGGCAGCACGATGCGGTGCTGGCGCCGCAGTTACAGGGCAACTTGCTGCGACACCAGCTCGGCCTACAGAGCATTGTCATGCCAGGCCCCCTGCTCAAGGAATATCGGCGGGAGTTTTGTTTCGCCGTGCACAAGGGGAATACGGAACTGCGTGATCGTCTCAATCAAGGCCTGGCCATCGTCAAAGCCAACGGCGAGTATGATCGGCTCTACCGGAAATGGCTGGGCATCTACGAGATGCCAACCTTTCCGGTTCGGTATGTAGCTTGGGGCGCATTGGCTGCCACCGGCCTACTGGCATTGATGGGTCTATGGAATTGGCAGCTGCGCCGTCAAGTGGCGCTGCGCACGACTGAAGTGACGCAGACCTATGCCGCTGTGCAAGCCGAGCGTCAGCGTTTATATGATGTGCTTCAAGCACTGCCGGTCTATGTGGTCCTGCTGTCGCAGGATTACCAAGTGGTCTTCGCCAACCGCTTCTTTGAGCAGCGCTACGGCAAGGCCGAAGGGCGGCCTTGTTATAAATATCTGTTTGACCGTGATACGCCTTGCGAAGTCTGTGAGACTTTCAAGGTATTTCAGACGGAGGCGCCTCTGGACTGGTGCTGGACCGGCCCGGACGACCGCGACTACGAGATCCATGATTTTCCGTTCACGGATACTGACGGCTCGCCCATGGTCATGGAGGTCGGTATCGATATCACGGAGATGAACCGGGCCAAGCAGGCACTCTGCGAGACCAATGCCTCACTGGAACAGCGCGTGGCCGAGCGTACGGCGGAGCTGGAAGTCGCACGGCAAGAGGCCGAACATGCCCGCGATCTGCTGCAGATCACCATGGATAATTCACCGGCACTGATGAGTTACATTGATAGAGAAGGCCGATACCGCCGCCTCAACAAAAATTACGAGCGCTGGTTCGGCTATACGGCTGAACAGCTGGTTGGACGCCACGTACGGGATATCCACGGTGAAGCGGTCTGGCAAACCCTCGAGCCTTACCTTGAGTGCGTCTTGGCCGGTAAACCGGTTAGTTTCGAGCTCCAAGCTTCCTCCTTGGATGGCGACCCGCGATGGATTCAGGGGACTTACTCACCCGATTTCGACACCGAAGGGCAGGTCTGCGGATTTGTAGGCCATGTGCTCGATATCAATGAGCGCAAACGGGCCGAAGAGGTGCTGAAGGAGACTGACCGCCGCAAGGACGAGTTCCTGGCCATGCTGGCCCACGAGCTGCGCAATCCCTTGGCGCCGATCCGCAACACTACGCAAATCCTGAAACGCCCGGGGCTGGACGAAACGCGTCTGGCTTGGTGTCGTAATGTCATCGACCGTCAGATTGATCATCTGGTCCGGCTGGTCGACGACCTGCTCGATGTCTCGCGCATCAGCCGAGGCAAAATCGAACTCAAGAAAGAACCGCTTGAAGTAACTGAGATAGTGCAGCATGCGGTCGAGACCAGCCGGCCGCTGATCGAGGCTCGCCGTCATGAACTCACGATACAATTGCCGCCTGAACCGATCATCGTTGAAAGTGATCTGGTCCGGCTGTCGCAAGTTGTGGCAAACCTGCTTAACAATGCGGCCAAATATACGGATGAAGGCGGATCTATCTGGCTGACCGTCGAGCCGGCAGGCAATGACATCTTGATCCGGGTCCGAGACAATGGCCGGGGCATCGAGCCTTCGGCGCTGCCGAACCTGTTTCAACTGTTTTATCAGGTGGACCGCACCCTCGACCGTTCCGAAGGCGGCCTGGGGATTGGCTTGTCTCTGGTCAAGAGTTTGGTGACGATGCATGGGGGTGAAGTCTGGGCCGCCAGCGCAGGGCGGGGGCAAGGTAGTGAATTCGTCATGCGTCTGCCCTGTCTGCAAGTATCCTTAGCCGTTCCGGTTATCTCTCAGGCCGATTTGCAGCCGGAAGCGTTTTCACGCCATATCTTAATAGTCGACGATAACTATGATGCCGCTCAAAGCCTGGCTTTATTGCTGCGCAGTGAAGGGCACACTGTAAGTTTGGCCTATAGCGGACCAGCGGGTTTGGTCGCAGCACTGGCTGAACAGCCCCAGGTCGTGCTGCTCGATATTGGCCTGCCGGGCATGGACGGCTATGCGGTTGCGAGGGCGCTTAGAGAACACCCCGAGCTAAAAACGACGCAGCTGATTGCCCTGAGCGGCTATGGACGACAGGTGGATCGTGAACAGGCACGAGCCGCCGGCTTCAATGGTTATCTGACCAAGCCGGTTGATTTTGACGAACTACAGTATGCGCTGAGTCAGTCCTTATTTCCTGAATCGGTATCAAGCTAA
- the rluB gene encoding 23S rRNA pseudouridine(2605) synthase RluB gives MKSKKPANSSQKQPNNSKAPKKTDRAKPAGEHYKKAPRRDGSGARKPFGETKPARAPQKADANQSAEGERIQKVLARGGVGSRREIERWIEEGRVKLNGVDVTPGTRLKPGDFLQINGRVVHWERFGKQPTRVLLYHKPTGEVVTRRDPEGRPVIFAQLPELAVGRWIAVGRLDINTSGLLLVTNNGELANRLMHPSTSVEREYAVRILGEVSDATMERLKQGVELEDGKAKFDEIHFAGGEGANKWYHVIVTEGRNRLVRRLWESQDVTVSRLIRLRYGPVVLPERLKTQNFYELTDKELDLLFEFAGMAKEERAVAAEPETKGHKPRRH, from the coding sequence GTGAAGAGCAAGAAACCAGCGAACAGTTCGCAGAAACAGCCGAATAACAGTAAGGCACCGAAAAAAACCGATCGCGCTAAGCCGGCGGGTGAACATTATAAAAAAGCGCCGCGGCGCGACGGTTCAGGCGCACGGAAACCATTCGGCGAAACCAAACCGGCCAGGGCACCCCAAAAGGCTGATGCGAATCAATCGGCAGAAGGCGAACGCATCCAAAAAGTACTGGCGCGCGGCGGCGTCGGTTCCCGCCGGGAAATCGAGCGTTGGATAGAAGAAGGCCGGGTCAAGCTGAACGGTGTGGATGTCACTCCAGGTACCCGCTTAAAGCCAGGGGATTTCTTGCAGATCAACGGTCGGGTCGTGCACTGGGAAAGATTCGGCAAGCAGCCTACGCGCGTGCTGCTGTACCACAAGCCAACCGGTGAAGTCGTCACGCGCCGCGATCCGGAAGGGCGCCCGGTTATATTTGCGCAGTTGCCGGAACTGGCTGTGGGCCGCTGGATAGCGGTAGGCCGTCTCGACATCAACACCTCGGGATTATTGCTGGTGACCAATAACGGCGAATTGGCTAATCGCCTGATGCACCCATCCACTTCCGTGGAGCGTGAATATGCCGTGCGCATTTTGGGCGAAGTATCGGATGCGACGATGGAAAGGCTCAAGCAGGGCGTGGAACTGGAAGACGGCAAGGCCAAGTTTGACGAGATTCATTTTGCCGGTGGCGAGGGTGCCAATAAATGGTATCACGTCATTGTGACCGAAGGCCGCAACAGGCTGGTCAGGCGCTTGTGGGAATCGCAGGATGTCACCGTCAGCCGGCTGATTCGTTTGCGTTACGGGCCCGTGGTGCTGCCGGAGCGTCTGAAAACGCAGAATTTCTATGAATTGACCGATAAAGAGCTGGACCTGCTGTTTGAATTTGCCGGCATGGCAAAAGAGGAGAGGGCAGTTGCAGCCGAACCCGAAACGAAAGGCCATAAGCCCAGACGGCATTAA
- the scpB gene encoding SMC-Scp complex subunit ScpB has product MPSYESEEPAAPPEPKKERKPRKVKPVQNLATDSDTTIIPEPVGGPPVNLDRLRAYVSHKNRRRQCQPIQLPESPPVSEQPEFSMEIKRIVEAILFAASKPMTAKQVQQVFPEIEQPELPEIQSAIDAIVEEYRFRPVELKKVASGYRFQVKQELSRWVARLFEEKPPKYSRALLETLAIIAYRQPVTRGDIEDIRGVSVSSSIMQTLIEREWVRIVAYKEAPGRPAVYGTTKQFLDYFNIASLDELPTLQEIQNLDLSMDNGQQPMQVKSEEQETSEQFAETAE; this is encoded by the coding sequence TTGCCGAGCTACGAGTCAGAAGAGCCGGCAGCGCCGCCTGAGCCAAAGAAAGAGCGAAAGCCCAGAAAAGTCAAACCGGTACAAAATCTTGCGACTGATTCAGATACCACTATTATTCCCGAGCCCGTCGGAGGGCCGCCTGTCAATCTGGACAGACTTAGAGCCTACGTCAGCCACAAGAATCGACGCCGACAATGTCAACCCATACAATTACCCGAATCGCCGCCCGTCAGTGAGCAGCCGGAATTCAGCATGGAAATCAAACGCATAGTCGAAGCCATTTTATTCGCTGCCAGCAAACCAATGACCGCAAAACAGGTGCAACAGGTCTTTCCCGAGATCGAGCAGCCGGAATTGCCGGAAATCCAGTCGGCCATCGATGCCATTGTCGAAGAATACCGGTTCAGGCCTGTCGAACTGAAAAAAGTGGCCAGCGGCTATCGGTTTCAGGTCAAACAGGAACTGTCGCGCTGGGTGGCTCGGCTGTTTGAAGAAAAACCGCCCAAATACTCGCGCGCCTTGCTGGAAACGCTGGCTATCATCGCCTACCGTCAACCGGTGACGCGCGGCGATATCGAAGATATTCGCGGCGTCAGCGTCAGCAGCAGCATCATGCAGACGCTCATCGAGCGCGAGTGGGTGCGCATAGTGGCGTATAAGGAAGCGCCGGGGCGGCCCGCGGTTTACGGTACGACCAAACAATTTCTGGATTATTTCAATATTGCCTCGTTGGATGAACTGCCGACTTTACAGGAGATTCAAAATCTTGATTTGTCGATGGACAACGGGCAACAACCCATGCAGGTAAAGAGTGAAGAGCAAGAAACCAGCGAACAGTTCGCAGAAACAGCCGAATAA
- a CDS encoding segregation and condensation protein A, with the protein MNQNTAEILEEPQAIARIHGAPFNELPEDLYIPPDALEVFLEAFEGPLDLLLYLIRRQNLDILNIPIAQITHQYVAYIQMMELLNLELAAEYLVMAALLAEIKSRMLLPRQSEAEDDEEDPRATLIRRLQEYEAIKNAAEEIDLMPRIERDLFETPVDVSTLNVEKILPDVQLRELLLAFQDVLKRVEQLSHHQIIKEPLSVRERMATILEKLEGEDSLLFSQLFIRKEGRQGVVVSFLAILELSKERLIDIIESSAIAELRVRRAGSAA; encoded by the coding sequence ATGAATCAAAATACAGCCGAGATTCTGGAGGAACCGCAAGCTATCGCCAGGATTCATGGCGCGCCGTTCAACGAGTTGCCAGAAGACCTCTACATTCCGCCCGATGCGCTGGAAGTGTTTCTGGAGGCCTTCGAGGGGCCGCTGGATTTGCTGTTGTACCTGATCAGGCGGCAGAACCTTGATATCCTCAACATACCGATCGCCCAGATTACGCATCAGTATGTCGCTTACATACAGATGATGGAACTGCTGAATCTGGAGCTGGCGGCCGAATATCTGGTGATGGCCGCGCTGCTGGCGGAGATCAAGTCCAGGATGCTGCTGCCTAGGCAGTCGGAAGCGGAAGACGATGAAGAAGACCCAAGAGCCACGCTGATCCGTAGATTGCAGGAATATGAAGCAATCAAAAATGCAGCAGAAGAGATCGATCTGATGCCCAGGATTGAGCGTGACCTGTTTGAAACGCCAGTTGATGTTTCTACGCTTAACGTTGAGAAAATTCTGCCCGATGTGCAGTTGAGAGAACTGTTGCTGGCCTTTCAGGATGTACTGAAACGCGTAGAACAGCTTAGCCACCATCAAATTATCAAAGAACCGTTATCAGTCCGTGAACGAATGGCAACCATTTTGGAAAAACTTGAAGGAGAAGATAGTCTCCTTTTCTCGCAATTATTTATCCGAAAAGAAGGGCGACAAGGGGTCGTCGTCTCGTTTCTGGCCATCCTCGAACTCAGCAAAGAGCGACTCATCGACATCATCGAGTCAAGCGCCATTGCCGAGCTACGAGTCAGAAGAGCCGGCAGCGCCGCCTGA
- a CDS encoding site-2 protease family protein, translating into MMNELTLLQRIVVWVLPVVFAITVHEVAHGWVAKKYGDNTAFMLGRLTLNPIKHIDLVGTIILPGILLITGTGFIFGWAKPVPVDPRYFKNPRRDMAIVALAGPVSNLLMAISWALCARIGVALNMEVISLPLIYTGIAGISINLVLALINLLPIPPLDGSRILTGILPSRLAWKYNQLEPYGFYILLLLLATGALGAILAYPMYIVQQLFFSIAGL; encoded by the coding sequence ATGATGAATGAATTGACGCTGCTGCAGCGTATAGTGGTTTGGGTATTGCCGGTGGTTTTCGCGATTACCGTGCATGAAGTCGCTCACGGCTGGGTCGCGAAAAAATACGGTGACAACACGGCCTTCATGCTGGGTCGGCTGACCTTGAATCCAATAAAGCATATTGATCTGGTCGGCACCATTATTTTGCCGGGCATATTATTGATCACGGGGACCGGTTTTATTTTCGGCTGGGCCAAACCGGTGCCGGTCGATCCGCGCTATTTCAAGAATCCGCGCCGCGATATGGCGATTGTTGCGCTGGCAGGGCCTGTCTCCAATCTGCTGATGGCGATCAGTTGGGCCTTATGCGCGCGCATAGGCGTCGCGCTGAACATGGAAGTCATATCATTGCCGCTGATTTATACGGGCATTGCCGGCATTTCCATTAATCTGGTGCTGGCGCTGATCAATCTGCTGCCGATTCCGCCGCTGGACGGCAGCCGTATTCTGACCGGCATTCTGCCTTCCCGACTGGCCTGGAAATACAACCAGCTGGAGCCTTACGGTTTTTATATCCTGTTGCTGTTGTTGGCAACAGGCGCTTTGGGCGCGATTCTGGCTTATCCGATGTATATCGTTCAGCAGTTGTTTTTCTCGATTGCCGGGCTGTAG
- a CDS encoding L-threonylcarbamoyladenylate synthase, with protein MAQYFEIHPENPQLRLIHRAVDIIRKGGVIAYPTDSSYAIACHIDDKQALDRVRRIRQLDEKHNLTLVCNDLAQVSNFTKMGNDAFRLIKALTPGPFTFILGATHEVPRRLQHPRKKTIGIRIPDHPVTQLLVQELGEPLLSSTLILPGDSEALTEPYEIRNRLEHELDLVIDAGIIASEQTTMIECSGNGCEIVRQGKGLAPMLD; from the coding sequence ATGGCCCAATATTTCGAAATCCATCCCGAGAACCCGCAGCTGCGTTTGATACACCGCGCTGTGGACATCATCCGTAAAGGCGGCGTCATTGCCTACCCGACGGATTCATCCTATGCGATTGCCTGCCATATAGACGATAAACAGGCGCTGGACAGGGTTCGCCGCATCAGGCAACTGGACGAGAAGCATAATCTCACACTGGTCTGCAATGATCTGGCGCAGGTATCGAATTTCACCAAGATGGGCAATGACGCCTTTCGGTTGATCAAGGCTTTAACGCCGGGCCCGTTTACATTCATTCTCGGCGCTACGCACGAAGTCCCGCGTAGGCTCCAGCACCCTAGGAAAAAAACGATCGGCATACGTATTCCCGATCACCCCGTCACGCAATTGCTGGTCCAGGAACTGGGCGAGCCTTTGCTGAGTTCCACGCTGATATTGCCGGGCGACAGCGAGGCGCTCACCGAACCTTACGAGATCAGAAACAGGCTTGAACATGAGCTGGATCTGGTCATCGATGCCGGCATCATTGCCTCCGAGCAGACGACCATGATCGAATGTTCCGGCAATGGCTGCGAAATTGTCAGACAGGGCAAGGGACTTGCCCCCATGCTCGATTAG
- the tsaB gene encoding tRNA (adenosine(37)-N6)-threonylcarbamoyltransferase complex dimerization subunit type 1 TsaB: protein MKLLAVETSTEACSAALFIDGAVAERFEILPQKHTRLILPMIDGLMAEAGLKPQQLDALALSRGPGSFTGVRIATGIIQGIAFGADLPVVPVSTLAAIAQDFFDRHDDNVSFTAMDARMGEIFWGVYRRDQQGYAELLGQEAVTPAEQVEFPALAGVGVGSGWGVYQDILMARLAGFVARCEAGLLPRAGAVARLGAYGFEQGLAVDVDQAMPVYLRDKVAKKESER, encoded by the coding sequence ATGAAATTATTAGCGGTAGAAACGTCCACCGAAGCCTGTTCGGCGGCGCTGTTCATAGATGGGGCCGTGGCCGAGCGGTTTGAAATATTGCCCCAAAAACATACCCGGCTGATATTGCCGATGATCGATGGTTTAATGGCCGAAGCAGGGCTCAAACCGCAACAGCTCGATGCCTTGGCGCTCAGCCGAGGGCCGGGCAGTTTTACCGGCGTGCGTATCGCCACGGGCATCATCCAGGGTATTGCCTTCGGCGCCGATTTGCCGGTCGTGCCCGTCTCTACGCTGGCGGCCATCGCGCAGGATTTTTTCGACCGCCACGATGACAATGTTTCTTTCACGGCCATGGATGCGCGCATGGGCGAGATCTTCTGGGGCGTTTACCGGCGCGATCAGCAGGGCTATGCCGAACTGCTGGGCCAGGAAGCCGTTACGCCGGCCGAACAGGTCGAATTTCCGGCGCTGGCCGGCGTTGGCGTCGGTTCCGGCTGGGGCGTCTATCAAGACATATTGATGGCTAGGCTGGCGGGGTTCGTCGCACGCTGCGAGGCCGGTTTATTGCCGCGTGCCGGCGCCGTGGCGCGTTTGGGCGCATACGGTTTCGAACAGGGTCTGGCGGTCGATGTCGACCAGGCAATGCCGGTTTATCTGCGCGACAAAGTCGCAAAGAAAGAATCCGAGCGATAA
- a CDS encoding ATP-dependent DNA helicase, protein MTELESFFGSDGALSKIISGYQPRAAQIEMAEAIVRAVDESQNLIAEAGTGTGKTFAYLVPAILSGKKVIISTGTKNLQDQLFNKDLPVIRRAIKKPFMAALLKGRSNYLCSYRLKNAFESTLGFSKEDAAALAKIKSWAQRTKIGDVSEMSDVAEADPIWYQATSSVENCLGQDCPDYAECFMVKARKKALEAEILVVNHHLLCADWSIRDSGFGELLPDADVVIIDEAHQLADTASNFLGINIGGRQLNDLASDALVEYFKDATDIPALRTACEDLDHEVKDLRLAFGIELKRGEWYEIENNPKITAGLNAVKEQLQRLTDQLELASVKTKGLESCFKRAEDLLQQLKIIIEDDSGKWIRWYEIHKKSFTLSRTPLDIAAEFRSFMQRHQAVWIFTSATLSVANKFDHFSNNLGLTNAASASWGSPFDYANQSLFYHPKGLPQPNDPEFIPLIMNFALPVLQASKGRAFFLFTSHRALKQAEMLLKDKLDYPLLVQGSRPKGLLLEQFKAAGNAVLLGTSSFWEGVDVRGEALSCVIIDKLPFSSPGDPVLKARLNAMERQGRNPFFEHQLPAAVIALRQGIGRLIRDVNDRGVLMVCDPRLLKRSYGQIFLDSVPPMKRTRDIEDVRAFFQQETEQ, encoded by the coding sequence GTGACAGAATTAGAATCATTCTTCGGCAGTGATGGTGCGTTATCGAAGATAATTTCAGGTTATCAGCCCAGAGCGGCCCAGATTGAGATGGCCGAGGCTATCGTGCGCGCCGTTGATGAAAGCCAAAATTTGATAGCGGAAGCAGGGACCGGTACGGGCAAGACTTTCGCCTATCTTGTGCCGGCTATTTTATCGGGCAAGAAAGTCATTATCTCAACCGGCACCAAGAACCTTCAGGATCAACTGTTCAATAAGGATTTGCCGGTTATCCGCAGGGCGATCAAAAAGCCTTTCATGGCTGCGCTGCTGAAAGGCCGCAGCAATTACTTATGCAGCTATCGGCTAAAGAACGCATTTGAGTCGACCCTGGGTTTCAGTAAGGAAGACGCGGCGGCGCTGGCAAAGATCAAGTCCTGGGCGCAACGCACCAAAATCGGCGATGTCTCGGAAATGTCGGATGTCGCCGAGGCCGATCCCATCTGGTATCAGGCTACTTCGTCGGTAGAAAATTGCCTGGGGCAGGATTGTCCCGATTATGCCGAATGTTTTATGGTCAAGGCCCGCAAGAAAGCGCTGGAAGCTGAAATTCTGGTCGTTAACCATCACTTGCTCTGCGCCGACTGGTCGATACGCGACAGCGGTTTCGGCGAGCTGTTGCCGGATGCCGATGTCGTGATCATCGATGAGGCGCATCAATTGGCCGATACTGCCTCAAACTTTCTTGGCATCAATATAGGCGGCAGGCAGCTCAATGATCTGGCCAGCGATGCATTGGTCGAGTATTTCAAGGATGCGACCGACATACCGGCCTTGCGCACGGCTTGTGAAGATCTGGACCATGAAGTCAAGGATCTGCGCCTGGCCTTCGGGATCGAACTGAAGCGCGGGGAATGGTACGAAATTGAAAACAATCCCAAAATAACTGCCGGCCTGAATGCCGTGAAAGAGCAATTGCAGCGCCTGACCGACCAATTGGAGCTGGCTTCGGTCAAGACCAAAGGGCTGGAATCGTGCTTCAAGCGCGCTGAAGACCTGCTTCAGCAATTGAAGATCATTATCGAAGACGATAGCGGCAAATGGATACGCTGGTATGAGATCCACAAGAAAAGCTTTACGCTGAGCCGGACGCCGCTCGATATCGCAGCCGAGTTCCGCTCGTTCATGCAGCGGCATCAGGCCGTCTGGATCTTTACCTCGGCGACGTTGAGCGTGGCGAACAAGTTCGATCATTTTTCGAATAATCTGGGCTTGACCAATGCGGCCAGCGCCAGTTGGGGCAGTCCGTTCGATTACGCCAACCAGTCGCTGTTCTATCATCCCAAGGGGTTGCCGCAGCCGAACGATCCCGAGTTTATCCCGCTGATCATGAATTTCGCCTTGCCGGTCCTGCAGGCCAGCAAAGGGCGGGCATTTTTCCTGTTTACCAGCCACCGCGCGCTTAAACAGGCTGAAATGCTATTGAAGGATAAACTGGACTATCCGTTGCTGGTACAGGGCAGCCGCCCCAAGGGGCTGCTGCTGGAACAGTTCAAAGCGGCCGGCAACGCCGTTCTGCTGGGCACATCGAGCTTCTGGGAAGGCGTCGATGTGCGCGGTGAAGCTTTGTCGTGCGTCATTATCGACAAGCTGCCGTTCTCATCGCCCGGCGATCCGGTGCTGAAAGCGCGCCTGAATGCCATGGAACGGCAGGGCCGCAATCCGTTTTTTGAACACCAGCTGCCTGCCGCCGTGATTGCGTTAAGACAGGGCATAGGTCGGCTGATCCGCGACGTCAATGACAGGGGCGTGCTGATGGTCTGCGATCCGCGCCTGTTGAAGCGATCCTACGGCCAGATTTTTCTGGACAGCGTGCCGCCCATGAAGCGCACGCGCGATATTGAGGACGTGCGGGCATTTTTTCAACAAGAGACTGAACAATGA
- a CDS encoding rhomboid family intramembrane serine protease yields MFPIRDENPRVRPPVTTVAIIGLNIAVWLFIQGGGSVMPLIKSFCLYSLIPGDLLGIVPPGTVIPLVEDVGCVLDGKGSVTTLVTHAFLHGSWFHIISNLWFLWIFGDNVEDSMGGTRFIVFYLACTIAAAVAQIAADPAAITPMVGASGAVGGVMGAYARLYPRASIYTLIPIGFFLTTAVIPAVYMLGLWFFIQLLSSFFGAEGPANIAFWAHAGGFLAGLVLIGPMHRRDYLNERRRLNPSK; encoded by the coding sequence ATGTTTCCAATCAGAGATGAAAATCCGAGAGTACGTCCACCCGTAACGACCGTCGCCATTATAGGGCTGAATATTGCGGTATGGCTTTTTATTCAGGGCGGCGGAAGCGTTATGCCTCTGATCAAGTCATTTTGTCTTTATAGCCTGATTCCCGGCGATCTTCTTGGTATTGTGCCGCCTGGCACTGTTATTCCGCTGGTTGAAGATGTGGGGTGTGTCCTTGACGGCAAAGGCAGCGTCACAACCTTGGTCACGCATGCCTTTCTGCATGGCAGTTGGTTTCATATCATCAGCAATCTCTGGTTCCTGTGGATTTTCGGCGATAACGTTGAGGATTCAATGGGAGGAACTCGTTTTATAGTCTTTTACTTGGCCTGCACCATAGCGGCGGCCGTAGCGCAAATCGCAGCCGATCCGGCAGCGATCACGCCGATGGTCGGTGCGTCCGGGGCTGTTGGCGGCGTGATGGGGGCCTATGCTAGACTGTACCCCAGGGCTTCTATTTACACTTTGATCCCGATAGGCTTTTTTCTCACAACGGCGGTAATTCCGGCTGTGTATATGCTTGGGCTCTGGTTTTTCATCCAGTTGCTCAGCAGTTTTTTCGGCGCAGAGGGGCCGGCCAATATCGCATTCTGGGCGCATGCCGGCGGCTTTTTAGCTGGCCTGGTATTGATAGGCCCCATGCACCGCCGGGATTATCTAAATGAGCGTCGCCGCCTGAATCCGTCAAAATGA